In Glycine max cultivar Williams 82 chromosome 7, Glycine_max_v4.0, whole genome shotgun sequence, a single window of DNA contains:
- the LOC100816858 gene encoding uncharacterized protein codes for MGRMGQESDSKTKLVLEICSISTRSVLCVHHTLLSKPTFVDWYCILGVEENAGVNAIRKRYHKLALQVHPDKNKHPKAEIAFKLVSEAYACLSNAANRKAFDLERCKHFCFECKRIPYTSSNVPGNSSGPGFKAWNIITRSRSFKLWRNIRDMRERFMDEAKVIENCLRTNSMSRKASPSYDPVGFLHRSKSLHRFEKETPVFNPSDYLHQGYPHLRSNIYKNSSTFWYLQRNSMLHNEKGGALHASRF; via the exons ATGGGGAGAATGGGACAAGAATCAGACTCCAAGACCAAGTTGGTATTAGAGATTTGTTCCATTTCCACGCGTTCTGTGCTCTGTGTTCATCATACACTTCTCTCAAAACCAACCTTCGTTGATTGGTACTGCATTCTTGGA GTGGAAGAAAATGCAGGGGTGAATGCCATTCGCAAGAGGTACCATAAACTGG CCTTACAAGTTCACCCAGATAAGAATAAACACCCCAAGGCTGAAATTGCTTTCAAGCTCGTTTCTGag GCATACGCATGTCTATCTAATGCAGCAAATAGAAAAGCCTTTGACTTGGAGAGATGTAAGCATTTCTGCTTCGAGTGCAAAAGAATACCTTATACATCGAGCAATGTCCCTGGCAATTCAAGTGGGCCAGGTTTCAAGGCATGGAATATCATCACCAGATCAAGATCTTTTAAACTTTGGAGAAACATTAGGGACATGAGAGAAAGATTCATGGACGAGGCCAAGGTGATAGAGAACTGTTTGCGAACAAATTCAATGTCAAGGAAAGCATCTCCATCTTACGATCCGGTTGGCTTTCTACATAGAAGCAAGTCATTGCATAGATTCGAGAAAGAAACCCCAGTTTTCAACCCATCGGACTACTTGCACCAAGGCTACCCTCATCTCAGGAGCAATATTTACAAGAATTCTTCAACATTTTGGTACTTGCAGAGAAATAGTATGCTTCACAATGAAAAGGGAGGAGCGCTGCACGCCTCCCGTTTTTGA